The sequence ACCGGCCTGACCATCGTCAGCTGGCTGCTCCGCGGCGGTTTCCTGCTGTCCCCGCCCCTGGTCGGCGTGGTCGCCGACCGCACCAGCCTGCGCGCCGGCCTGCTGACCGTCGTCCTCGCCGGGGTGGTGACCGCGATCCTGGCCCGGGTCCTGGTCAACCGGCGGTCCGCGACCGGCCGGGACGAACCCGCCGCCGTGCCCGCCGGCCCTGCCGCCGTGCCCGCCGGCCCTGCCGCCGTGCCCGCCGACCGGGGGCCGGTCTAGGCGGCTGCCGCCGGCTGCTCCAGGGACGCCTGCCAGACCGCCCAGCGGGTCTGCGGGCCGAGCGCCTTGGCGCGGTACATCGCCAGGTCGGCCCGGTGCACGATCTCGTCGTGGGTGAGCTCGCCCGGCCCGGACACCGCCACCCCGATGCTGGCGGCCAGCGTGATCAACCGCTGGTCGACGGCGACCGGGCCGAGCGCCGCGGCGATCCGGCCGGCCACCTCGTACGCCTGCTCCGGGAAGTGCAGGTCGGTCAGGACCACGGAGAACTCGTCGCCGCCCATCCGGCACGGCAGGCCGGGCGCGGGCACGCACCGCTTGAGCACCTCGGCGAACTCGATCAGCACCAGGTCGCCCGACTTGTGGCCGAGAGTGTCGTTGACCTGCTTGAACCCGTTCATGTCGATGACCAGGACGGCCGAGTGGCGGCCGGCGCGGGCGTCGCGCGCCAGATTGCGGTACGACGTGGCCCGGAACCGGGACCGGTTCGCCAGCCCGGTCAGCCCGTCGGTCAGCGCCCGCTCGTCGCTCTCCCGCTGCACCAGCGCCTGCCGGAACAGCACCAGCCCGCTGAGCACGGCCCCGGCCAGCGCCAGACCGCCCCACGGGTACAGCGAGCGGTCCTGGACCGCGGCGTTGAGCATCAGCCCGTGCGCCAGGGCGACCGCGGCGAACGGCAGGTACTGGCCGGCCCGCAGGCTGCCCCGGGACTCGCGGGGCGCGGCGCCGAGCACCCGGCACTGCTCGACGGCGGCGGCCGCGAGCAGCGCGTCGGTGGTGATCCAGCAGAACAACTGCCACTGCGAGTGCATCTCGATCTGCCCGTGCCCGTGCAGGTAGCCGTGCACGCCGTCACCGGCGAGCAGGACCACGGTGCCGGCGGCGAGCAGGCGCAGCGGGCGCATCGCGGAGCGGTCGGCGCCGCGCAGCAGGGCCCGGGCGATCAGGAACAGCAGCGCCAGGTCGGTGATCGGGTAGACGCCGGCGGCGACCACCACGGTCAGCGTCAGGCCGTGCGCGTCGACGTACGGGCCGAACGAGGTGTACCAGAGCAGCACCCCGCCGGCGACCAGCACGGTGCCGGCGTCCAGCGCGGTCTTCCAGCGGTCCCGGCGGTTCATCGCGGCGAGCGGGAAGCGCTGCAGGGCGACCAGCAGCGCCAGGACGAAGGCGAAGTGGGTGACGTCGTCGGCGCCCCGGATCCCGGCGGCCCGCAGCGCGCCGACCACCACCGGGGCGACGATCAGCACGGTCAGGCAGACGGTGACCGCCCGCCACGCCTGCCGCAGCCGGGGCAGCAGCGCCGGGGCGCGCGACGCGCGGATCGCGGCGACCAGCCCGATCACGCCGAAGGTCACCCGGGCGCCCTCGGCGACCACCTCGTACGAGCCGACGCCGGCGCGCAGCGCGGTGGTGGACAGCAGCATGATGGCGGCGTAGAGGACGCCGAGCGCCAGGTACACCGCCGGCACCCGCCGGAGCCATGTGGGCATGCGTCCTCCTCCGCGTTGACCCGCGTCTGATCGGCGCTGCCCGGCCCGCACTTGAGAAGCCGCGGCGCTGCGGAACGGGAGCAGCCGGGTCACCGGGACGGGGCCGGTGCGGGAGCGGCCGGCGCGGGCCGTCCGGGCGCGGCGGTGAACCGTAGGATCGGTGGATGTCCGTTCCACAGACGCACGACGAGGCGGTCGCCGCCGCCCATCGGCTCGCCGCCGAGCTCGCCCCCGGCGCGATCCAGCGGGACCGGGCCGGCGCGACGGTGATCCCGTCCGAGGCGCTCGCCGCGCTCGATTCGTCCGGCCTGCTCGCGATCACCGTCCCGGCCGCCGACGGCGGACCCGGTCTCGGCCCGCGCACGCTCGCCGAGGTCGGCCGGATCGTCGCCGCCGCCGATCCGGCCATCGCCCAGGTCCCGCAGGCGCACTTCCTGATGGTCGACGTGCTCACCGTGCACGGCGGCCCGCAGACCCGCAAGCGTCTCTTCGGCGAGGTCCTGGCCGGGCGCCGGCTCGGCAACGCGCTCGCCGAGCGCGGCGGGAAACACGCGCAGGACCTGCGTACCAGGATCAGCGACGGCCGCCTCGACGGCGTCAAGTACTACACGACGGGGGCGCTGACCTGCGCCTGGATCGCGGTCAGCGCCCGCGACGAGCAGGACCGCCTGGTGCTGGCGTTCGTCGCCCGCGACGCCGAGGGGGTGGCTGTCGACACCGACTGGGACGTGGTCGGCCAGCGGGCCACCATCAGCGGCACCGCGACCTTCACCGCGGTGCCGGTCGAGCCCGCGCTGTGCCTGGACTACGGGCAGGCCTACCAGGTGCCGCAGCAGCTCGGCGCGCGCGCCCAGCTCTACCACGCCGCGATCGAGGTGGGCATCGCCGGCGCCGCGCTCGGCGACGCCCGTGACTACCTGCGGACCAGGGCCCGCCCGTCCACCGAGGCGGTCCGGGCCGGCGCCACGAGCGCCACCGACGATCCGCACGTGCGGCACCGCTACGGCCGGCTCGCCACCCGGGTGCGGGCCGCCGAGGCGCTGCTCGACTCCGCCGCCCGTACCCTCGAGGAGGTGACCCTGACCCCGGCCGACGCCGGCGCCGCGGCGCGTGGCTCGCTCGCCGTCGCCGCCGCGAAGGCGTTCGGCAGCGAGGTCGCGGTGGAGGCCGGCTCGGAGCTGTTCGCGATGTGCGGCACCAGCTCCGCCGCCGCGAAATACGACCTGGACCGGCACTGGCGCAACGCCCGCACGCACAGCGTCCACGACCCGCTGGACTGGAAGTACGCGCACATCGCGGCCTACGAGCTGGCCGACGTGCTGCCGCCCAACCACGGGCAGCTGTGAGCGCCCGCGCGGCGCGCCGGCGCGGGTCGTCGCGCCGGCGCTGACCGGCCGTCAGGGTCCGGCGAGCCCACGCCGGGGCCGCCGTCACGAGTCGGCGGCCGGGGCCCGGTGGCGGCGCCCGATCGTGGCGGTGGACCCGCGGGCGGGCCGGGCGGCCCGCCCGGGCGGCGGCCGGGGTCAGGGCTTGCCGGTGTAGCGGAAGGACGCGAAGACGACGTCGGCGCTGTGCTCGAAGCCGAGGCGCTGGTAGAGCCGGATGGCGCCGTCGTTGTCCTGCACGGTGTGCAGGAACGGCAGCTCGCCGCGGGCCAGGATGCCGGCCGCGACGGCGACGGTCAGGCGGGCGGCCAGGCCCTGCCCGCGGAACTCCGGGTCGGTGCAGACCGCGGACACCTCGGTCCAGCCCGGCATCCGGAAACGCTCGCCGGCCATCGAGATCAGCCGGCCGTCGCGGGTGCGGATGCCCAGGTAACGGCCCAGCTCGATGGTGCGCTTGCGGAACGGGCCGGGCTGGGCGCGGGCCACCAGCTCCAGCATCTCCGGGACGTCGTGCTCGGTGAGCGGGACGGCCTCGGGGTCGTCGACCGCGGTCATCGCGGTGCCGACCATCTGCACGCCGTGCGTCCGGCTGTCCTGCACCCAGCCCGGCGGCGGGCTGATCGACGGGCCGGTGAGCACCGCATGGTCGGTGAGCGTGGCCAGATCGCGCCAGGCCGCCGGGTCGGCGGTGTCGCTCACGGCGCAGAACGGGGCGATCTCGGGGAGGTAGCGGGCGGCGTCTCCGGCGGCCTCGGCGTAACCGGCCTGGGGCCCGGAGAGGGCGGCCCACACGGGATTGTTCAGCACTCCTGTGACCCTGCCCGCTACCGGCCGGTCGCGCCAGTGCATAACCGGCACGTCCACGCTGTGAGTGAGTGTTCGGTTACCGACAGTCGAGAATCTGGCGAATAATCGTTCCCTAGGGTGGATCGTTGCACGGTGGGCATCCTCAGCGGTCACGCGGGAAGCGCGGCCGGCTGGGCGGAAGCGGTCAGCGCCGGGATGTCGGCCGGCCACAGCGGCCGGGCGAAATGGTAGCCCTGGCCGTAGTCGCAGCCCATGGTGTCCAGCGCGATCCGCTGCCCGGCCTCCTCGATGCCCTCGGCGACCACGGCGAGATCCAGGTTGCCGGCCAGCGTGACGATCGCGTCGACCAGGGCATGCTGCTGCCGGCTGGTCAGGATGTCGTCGATGAACGATTTGTCCAGCTTCAGGACATCCACCGGCATCTGCCGCAAATAGCTCAGCGAGGAGTAGCCCGTACCGAAGTCGTCGATCGCGATCCGGACCCCCATGGCGCGCAACGCGCGCAGATCCCGGATCACCTTGTCGGCGTCCTTGAGCACCAGGCTCTCGGTGATCTCCAGCAGCAGCCACTCGGGCCGCGCCCCGGCCCCGGCCAGCGCGGCCCGCACCTGCTCGACGAAGTCCGGCGAGCGGAACTGCCGCGGGGACACGTTGACGCTCACGTAACGCAGCGTGGTCGCCGGATCGGCGGCCTTCCAGTCGGCGATCTGCCGCAGCGCCTGGCGCAGCACCCAGTTGCCGATCCCGACGATCGCGCCGCTCTCCTCGGCGGCCTCCACGAAGTGGAACGGCCCGAGCAGCCCGCGGGTCGGGTGCTGCCAGCGCACCAGCGCCTCGACCCCGGTGACCCGCTGGTCGGCGAGCTCGACGATGGGCTGGAACTGCAGCATGAACTGCTCGCCCTCGATCGCCTCGTGCAGCTGGGTACGCATCTCCAGCCGCTGCACCATGGCGTGCGCCAGGTCGCTCTGGTACCGCTGCCAGTCGCCCTTGCCCATCCCCTTGGCCAGGTAGAGCGCCAGGTCGGCGTGCCGCAGCAGCTCGGTGGCGTTCGCCGTGCCC is a genomic window of Actinoplanes teichomyceticus ATCC 31121 containing:
- a CDS encoding GGDEF domain-containing protein → MPTWLRRVPAVYLALGVLYAAIMLLSTTALRAGVGSYEVVAEGARVTFGVIGLVAAIRASRAPALLPRLRQAWRAVTVCLTVLIVAPVVVGALRAAGIRGADDVTHFAFVLALLVALQRFPLAAMNRRDRWKTALDAGTVLVAGGVLLWYTSFGPYVDAHGLTLTVVVAAGVYPITDLALLFLIARALLRGADRSAMRPLRLLAAGTVVLLAGDGVHGYLHGHGQIEMHSQWQLFCWITTDALLAAAAVEQCRVLGAAPRESRGSLRAGQYLPFAAVALAHGLMLNAAVQDRSLYPWGGLALAGAVLSGLVLFRQALVQRESDERALTDGLTGLANRSRFRATSYRNLARDARAGRHSAVLVIDMNGFKQVNDTLGHKSGDLVLIEFAEVLKRCVPAPGLPCRMGGDEFSVVLTDLHFPEQAYEVAGRIAAALGPVAVDQRLITLAASIGVAVSGPGELTHDEIVHRADLAMYRAKALGPQTRWAVWQASLEQPAAAA
- a CDS encoding acyl-CoA dehydrogenase family protein; the protein is MSVPQTHDEAVAAAHRLAAELAPGAIQRDRAGATVIPSEALAALDSSGLLAITVPAADGGPGLGPRTLAEVGRIVAAADPAIAQVPQAHFLMVDVLTVHGGPQTRKRLFGEVLAGRRLGNALAERGGKHAQDLRTRISDGRLDGVKYYTTGALTCAWIAVSARDEQDRLVLAFVARDAEGVAVDTDWDVVGQRATISGTATFTAVPVEPALCLDYGQAYQVPQQLGARAQLYHAAIEVGIAGAALGDARDYLRTRARPSTEAVRAGATSATDDPHVRHRYGRLATRVRAAEALLDSAARTLEEVTLTPADAGAAARGSLAVAAAKAFGSEVAVEAGSELFAMCGTSSAAAKYDLDRHWRNARTHSVHDPLDWKYAHIAAYELADVLPPNHGQL
- a CDS encoding GNAT family N-acetyltransferase produces the protein MLNNPVWAALSGPQAGYAEAAGDAARYLPEIAPFCAVSDTADPAAWRDLATLTDHAVLTGPSISPPPGWVQDSRTHGVQMVGTAMTAVDDPEAVPLTEHDVPEMLELVARAQPGPFRKRTIELGRYLGIRTRDGRLISMAGERFRMPGWTEVSAVCTDPEFRGQGLAARLTVAVAAGILARGELPFLHTVQDNDGAIRLYQRLGFEHSADVVFASFRYTGKP